The following proteins come from a genomic window of Dermacentor albipictus isolate Rhodes 1998 colony chromosome 8, USDA_Dalb.pri_finalv2, whole genome shotgun sequence:
- the LOC135900748 gene encoding uncharacterized protein isoform X2 → MTAKQGLRTWTDELLKRQARELTFHFPDDATRRYLYESWIKYFGGEACVGASLDRLVLNCIVATPSPSNPAVPLFVDIVIGGGGSAPRPVAARGGKNAPAAGSRDAAPPKTVVTSGEAAFKNVPAATKSKKDSAGKRQDTPSKETQSVEAQSKDTTMPAGTKVEDKKQSDKDKAPIASDKVDPAKSVAKTDSSSKERPEETKNVAADVQNTEQVSKTSASEVAAVSAKQDDAKKPTPATAQSGSSKVAKVISTSEGEEKENVPADVDDTSSVELRRGPKDCGSNNNNTVHNKFSFFKWRPQSLMERRKTYVGGVKLRRSLMETGSAPPRERGAVNRQPSFAAPSALKFLIYLSKLLETSKENREALDEAGMIIGFCSMLLSLVSFKTRTQVESYFRDRVGGILSTVVPSVSFRGVVPVPNRRFLEVLHEQLTRGSQLQTQISVLAVCQYLYFKEAGDGKFPELDMRFLREGYLNHTIGTGLGTLSLLRALQEETKLNPAAILRFLNSDVTRESCERVEEFLKHQTSLSGKKSTGRTFGKPPAKQQHSWPWCRVVDPKQFSNLMTRANAFYAVRVVCCLDPPPEDRMWKSVEFVPEEVKKHEREWGDMFRRHLKDGSIRKASDSMLKHREGEWARALDAMYFVEDFELLSVGSYKKQKSSTTDIDGCGSDGTATTTTGGTA, encoded by the exons ATGACGGCTAAACAG GGCCTGCGCACCTGGACGGACGAGCTGCTGAAGCGGCAGGCTCGCGAGCTGACGTTCCACTTCCCGGACGACGCGACGCGGCGCTACCTGTACGAGTCGTGGATCAAGTACTTCGGCGGCGAGGCCTGCGTCGGGGCCTCGCTGGACAGGCTCGTGCTCAACTGCATCGTGGCCACGCCGTCGCCCTCCAATCCCGCGGTGCCGCTGTTCGTCGACATCGTCATCGGCggtggaggaagcgcgccgcggCCTGTTGCAGCCCGAGGAGGAAAGAATGCGCCTGCAGCGGGCTCGCGAGACGCCGCTCCTCCGAAGACCGTCGTCACTTCGG GTGAGGCGGCCTTCAAGAACGTTCCTGCCGCGACGAAGAGCAAGAAAGACTCTGCCGGCAAGCGGCAGGACACGCCTTCGAAGGAGACTCAGTCAGTGGAAGCTCAAAGCAAAGACACCACGATGCCAGCTGGAACTAAAGTTGAAGACAAGAAACAATCCGATAAAGACAAGGCGCCTATAGCTTCCGATAAAGTTGACCCGGCGAAGAGTGTCGCCAAAACCGACTCGTCTTCGAAAGAAAGGCCAGAGGAGACGAAAAACGTCGCGGCCGACGTCCAAAATACCGAACAGGTCTCCAAGACGTCCGCGTCCGAAGTTGCGGCCGTCTCAGCTAAACAGGATGACGCCAAGAAGCCTACGCCGGCGACTGCGCAGTCTGGTTCTAGCAAAGTCGCAAAGGTCATTTCGACCTCGGAAGGCGAAGAGAAGGAGAACGTCCCAGCAGACGTAGACGACACGTCGTCGGTGGAACTGCGCCGAGGCCCAAAGGACTGTGgttccaacaacaacaacaccgtTCACAACAAGTTCAGCTTCTTCAAGTGGCGTCCCCAGAGCCTGATGGAACGGCGCAAAACGTACGTGGGAGGCGTCAAGTTGCGCAGGAGTCTGATGGAAACCGGAAGCGCTCCTCCCAGGGAACGCGGCGCCGTCAATCGGCAGCCGTCGTTCGCCGCGCCCAGCGCACTCAAGTTCCTGATCTACCTTTCGAAACTACTGGAAACCAGCAAGGAGAACCGCGAGGCGCTGGACGAAGCCGGCATGATCATCGGTTTCTGTTCCATGCTGCTGTCCCTGGTGTCCTTCAAGACGAGGACGCAGGTCGAGTCCTACTTCCGCGACAGGGTCGGCGGAATCCTTTCGACCGTCGTGCCGTCCGTCTCCTTCCGCGGCGTCGTTCCTGTTCCGAACCGCCGGTTCCTGGAAGTGCTCCACGAGCAATTGACCAGAGGCTCGCAGCTTCAGACCCAGATCAGCGTCCTCGCCGTCTGCCAGTACCTCTACTTCAAGGAAGCCGGGGATGGCAAGTTTCCGGAGCTGGACATGCGCTTCCTCAGAGAAGGCTACCTGAACCACACTATCGGAACCGGTCTGGGAACGCTGTCGCTGCTTCGAGCGCTGCAGGAGGAGACCAAGCTGAACCCGGCGGCCATACTCAGGTTCCTCAACTCTGACGTGACTCGCGAGTCTTGCGAGCGCGTCGAAGAGTTCCTCAAGCACCAGACGTCGCTGTCTGGGAAGAAGAGCACCGGCAGGACATTCGGGAAGCCGCCGGCGAAGCAGCAACACTCGTGGCCCTGGTGCCGCGTCGTCGACCCGAAGCAGTTCTCGAACCTGATGACCCGGGCGAACGCGTTTTACGCGGTGCGTGTCGTCTGCTGCCTGGACCCTCCGCCGGAGGACCGGATGTGGAAGAGCGTCGAGTTCGTGCCGGAAGAGGTGAAGAAGCACGAGCGCGAGTGGGGCGACATGTTCCGGCGGCACCTGAAAGACGGGAGCATCCGCAAGGCGAGCGACTCGATGTTGAAGCACCGGGAGGGCGAGTGGGCCCGGGCGCTGGACGCCATGTACTTCGTCGAGGACTTCGAGCTTCTGTCGGTCGGTTCGTACAAGAAGCAGAAGTCGTCGACGACGGACATCGATGGTTGTGGAAGCGATGGAACGGCGACGACCACGACAGGCGGTACTGCATAG
- the LOC135900748 gene encoding uncharacterized protein isoform X1 — MASGAYAELRLQQADVLRRLPQGLRTWTDELLKRQARELTFHFPDDATRRYLYESWIKYFGGEACVGASLDRLVLNCIVATPSPSNPAVPLFVDIVIGGGGSAPRPVAARGGKNAPAAGSRDAAPPKTVVTSGEAAFKNVPAATKSKKDSAGKRQDTPSKETQSVEAQSKDTTMPAGTKVEDKKQSDKDKAPIASDKVDPAKSVAKTDSSSKERPEETKNVAADVQNTEQVSKTSASEVAAVSAKQDDAKKPTPATAQSGSSKVAKVISTSEGEEKENVPADVDDTSSVELRRGPKDCGSNNNNTVHNKFSFFKWRPQSLMERRKTYVGGVKLRRSLMETGSAPPRERGAVNRQPSFAAPSALKFLIYLSKLLETSKENREALDEAGMIIGFCSMLLSLVSFKTRTQVESYFRDRVGGILSTVVPSVSFRGVVPVPNRRFLEVLHEQLTRGSQLQTQISVLAVCQYLYFKEAGDGKFPELDMRFLREGYLNHTIGTGLGTLSLLRALQEETKLNPAAILRFLNSDVTRESCERVEEFLKHQTSLSGKKSTGRTFGKPPAKQQHSWPWCRVVDPKQFSNLMTRANAFYAVRVVCCLDPPPEDRMWKSVEFVPEEVKKHEREWGDMFRRHLKDGSIRKASDSMLKHREGEWARALDAMYFVEDFELLSVGSYKKQKSSTTDIDGCGSDGTATTTTGGTA; from the exons ATGGCGTCGGGCGCCTACGCTGAGTTGCGGTTGCAGCAGGCCGACGTGCTGCGTCGCCTGCcgcag GGCCTGCGCACCTGGACGGACGAGCTGCTGAAGCGGCAGGCTCGCGAGCTGACGTTCCACTTCCCGGACGACGCGACGCGGCGCTACCTGTACGAGTCGTGGATCAAGTACTTCGGCGGCGAGGCCTGCGTCGGGGCCTCGCTGGACAGGCTCGTGCTCAACTGCATCGTGGCCACGCCGTCGCCCTCCAATCCCGCGGTGCCGCTGTTCGTCGACATCGTCATCGGCggtggaggaagcgcgccgcggCCTGTTGCAGCCCGAGGAGGAAAGAATGCGCCTGCAGCGGGCTCGCGAGACGCCGCTCCTCCGAAGACCGTCGTCACTTCGG GTGAGGCGGCCTTCAAGAACGTTCCTGCCGCGACGAAGAGCAAGAAAGACTCTGCCGGCAAGCGGCAGGACACGCCTTCGAAGGAGACTCAGTCAGTGGAAGCTCAAAGCAAAGACACCACGATGCCAGCTGGAACTAAAGTTGAAGACAAGAAACAATCCGATAAAGACAAGGCGCCTATAGCTTCCGATAAAGTTGACCCGGCGAAGAGTGTCGCCAAAACCGACTCGTCTTCGAAAGAAAGGCCAGAGGAGACGAAAAACGTCGCGGCCGACGTCCAAAATACCGAACAGGTCTCCAAGACGTCCGCGTCCGAAGTTGCGGCCGTCTCAGCTAAACAGGATGACGCCAAGAAGCCTACGCCGGCGACTGCGCAGTCTGGTTCTAGCAAAGTCGCAAAGGTCATTTCGACCTCGGAAGGCGAAGAGAAGGAGAACGTCCCAGCAGACGTAGACGACACGTCGTCGGTGGAACTGCGCCGAGGCCCAAAGGACTGTGgttccaacaacaacaacaccgtTCACAACAAGTTCAGCTTCTTCAAGTGGCGTCCCCAGAGCCTGATGGAACGGCGCAAAACGTACGTGGGAGGCGTCAAGTTGCGCAGGAGTCTGATGGAAACCGGAAGCGCTCCTCCCAGGGAACGCGGCGCCGTCAATCGGCAGCCGTCGTTCGCCGCGCCCAGCGCACTCAAGTTCCTGATCTACCTTTCGAAACTACTGGAAACCAGCAAGGAGAACCGCGAGGCGCTGGACGAAGCCGGCATGATCATCGGTTTCTGTTCCATGCTGCTGTCCCTGGTGTCCTTCAAGACGAGGACGCAGGTCGAGTCCTACTTCCGCGACAGGGTCGGCGGAATCCTTTCGACCGTCGTGCCGTCCGTCTCCTTCCGCGGCGTCGTTCCTGTTCCGAACCGCCGGTTCCTGGAAGTGCTCCACGAGCAATTGACCAGAGGCTCGCAGCTTCAGACCCAGATCAGCGTCCTCGCCGTCTGCCAGTACCTCTACTTCAAGGAAGCCGGGGATGGCAAGTTTCCGGAGCTGGACATGCGCTTCCTCAGAGAAGGCTACCTGAACCACACTATCGGAACCGGTCTGGGAACGCTGTCGCTGCTTCGAGCGCTGCAGGAGGAGACCAAGCTGAACCCGGCGGCCATACTCAGGTTCCTCAACTCTGACGTGACTCGCGAGTCTTGCGAGCGCGTCGAAGAGTTCCTCAAGCACCAGACGTCGCTGTCTGGGAAGAAGAGCACCGGCAGGACATTCGGGAAGCCGCCGGCGAAGCAGCAACACTCGTGGCCCTGGTGCCGCGTCGTCGACCCGAAGCAGTTCTCGAACCTGATGACCCGGGCGAACGCGTTTTACGCGGTGCGTGTCGTCTGCTGCCTGGACCCTCCGCCGGAGGACCGGATGTGGAAGAGCGTCGAGTTCGTGCCGGAAGAGGTGAAGAAGCACGAGCGCGAGTGGGGCGACATGTTCCGGCGGCACCTGAAAGACGGGAGCATCCGCAAGGCGAGCGACTCGATGTTGAAGCACCGGGAGGGCGAGTGGGCCCGGGCGCTGGACGCCATGTACTTCGTCGAGGACTTCGAGCTTCTGTCGGTCGGTTCGTACAAGAAGCAGAAGTCGTCGACGACGGACATCGATGGTTGTGGAAGCGATGGAACGGCGACGACCACGACAGGCGGTACTGCATAG